One part of the Candidatus Kouleothrix ribensis genome encodes these proteins:
- a CDS encoding FHA domain-containing protein encodes MYPQIYLGQIPATPAQRRDLRALALDLRGRIQAARTDEPTTLLLHFAAGAGPLVDLLLLRSQVLIVAALRAYRAPIVAPPGGRWAYRDTGEPIDEPGGTTPIQHIGAQRDAVRALLSHAAPTLPGLPANEQPFEQIIGALICRPAIHPDSQIALEISEHRRRLKLLGLDELPGLAAMVRTGPPLAQPVLRAIVADVLGGRLWHDGTRFLFDLAPPRFQLRVLATGARPEKLLPLFEGENVIGRRRAAQQYEYRLTLAGDELISADHATLIVGDDDTVTVRDTSKNGTWLAAPNAAEARVRRERTVAVGAELRIGITRMRLERPDQ; translated from the coding sequence GTGTATCCCCAGATTTACCTTGGGCAGATTCCGGCCACGCCGGCCCAGCGCCGGGATCTGCGTGCGCTGGCACTCGATTTGCGCGGGCGCATCCAGGCCGCGCGCACCGACGAGCCGACTACGCTGCTGCTGCATTTTGCCGCCGGCGCCGGCCCGCTGGTCGACCTGCTGCTGTTGCGTTCGCAGGTGCTGATCGTTGCGGCGTTGCGGGCCTACCGCGCGCCGATCGTGGCACCGCCGGGTGGGCGTTGGGCCTACCGCGACACTGGCGAGCCGATCGATGAGCCGGGCGGCACCACACCCATCCAGCATATTGGCGCCCAACGCGATGCCGTGCGCGCACTGCTGAGCCACGCCGCGCCAACGCTGCCGGGCCTGCCGGCCAACGAGCAGCCGTTCGAGCAGATCATCGGCGCGCTGATCTGCCGGCCGGCGATCCACCCCGACTCGCAGATCGCGCTCGAGATCAGCGAGCATCGCCGCCGGCTCAAGCTGCTGGGGCTCGACGAGCTGCCCGGCCTGGCCGCGATGGTGCGCACTGGCCCGCCGCTTGCCCAGCCGGTGCTGCGCGCGATCGTGGCTGATGTGCTGGGCGGGCGGCTCTGGCACGATGGTACGCGCTTCCTGTTCGATCTGGCGCCGCCGCGCTTTCAGCTGCGCGTCCTGGCTACCGGCGCGCGCCCCGAAAAGCTGCTGCCGTTGTTCGAGGGCGAAAATGTGATCGGCCGGCGCCGCGCGGCCCAGCAGTACGAGTATCGCCTGACGCTCGCGGGCGATGAGCTGATCTCGGCCGATCACGCTACACTGATCGTCGGCGACGACGATACCGTCACCGTGCGCGACACCAGCAAAAACGGCACATGGCTGGCTGCACCCAACGCCGCCGAGGCGCGCGTCCGCCGCGAGCGTACGGTTGCAGTCGGCGCCGAGCTGCGCATCGGCATTACACGTATGCGCCTCGAGCGCCCCGACCAGTAA
- a CDS encoding AzlC family ABC transporter permease has protein sequence MPLWLGVAPFGAIYAVSALAAGLSPAQTLAMSLFVFAGASQFTAAGLFAAGVAPLTIVVTTLVINARHALLAASVAPFVRRAKPVAKAALAFQLTDESYAIGMRRFLAGQGGLRYQFGSNISLYIIWQASTIAGIVLGALIPNPAAYGLDLVFPLTFIGLLVPLLRDRVSLIVAALAAILAIGGALLLPGSWYLLLAGITASGVGALLARRHVQRSQPIAGPAEPDASAR, from the coding sequence ATGCCGCTATGGCTAGGGGTCGCGCCGTTTGGCGCGATCTACGCAGTCAGCGCGCTGGCAGCCGGGCTATCGCCCGCGCAGACGCTCGCGATGTCGCTGTTTGTGTTTGCCGGGGCCTCGCAGTTCACGGCGGCGGGCCTGTTCGCCGCCGGTGTCGCGCCGCTGACGATCGTGGTCACCACGCTGGTGATCAACGCGCGCCACGCCCTGCTGGCTGCCTCAGTCGCGCCGTTCGTTCGCAGGGCCAAGCCGGTCGCCAAGGCTGCGCTGGCGTTTCAGCTGACCGACGAGAGCTATGCTATTGGCATGCGCCGCTTCCTGGCGGGCCAGGGCGGGCTGCGCTACCAGTTTGGCTCGAACATAAGCCTGTACATCATCTGGCAGGCCAGCACGATCGCGGGCATCGTACTCGGCGCGCTGATCCCCAACCCGGCGGCCTATGGGCTCGATCTCGTGTTTCCGCTGACGTTCATCGGCCTGCTGGTGCCGCTGCTACGCGATCGGGTCAGCCTGATCGTCGCAGCGCTGGCAGCCATACTGGCGATCGGCGGAGCGCTGCTGCTGCCGGGCAGCTGGTATTTGCTGCTGGCCGGCATCACCGCCAGTGGCGTAGGCGCGCTGCTCGCACGCCGGCACGTGCAGCGTAGCCAGCCAATTGCCGGGCCGGCTGAACCCGACGCCTCGGCGCGATAG
- a CDS encoding threonine/serine dehydratase, with amino-acid sequence MQPPTFRDVLLAQRQIRPYLARTPLHRYPAIDALIGTEVYIKHENYQPVGAFKVRGGVNLIAQLSPDERARGVIAASTGNHGQSVAYAARLFGVAARIVVPERANPGKVAAMRGMGAEVMFHGASFDAARLHCEQLARAHGYRYIHSGDEPLLIAGVATEALEMLEEQPALEVIIVPIGGGSGAAGTCLAAHGIDRSITVIGVQAEAAQAAYLAWRQRAPAQSPDQTFAEGLATASSFELPQAILQRELGDFVLVSDDEIRQAMVWMIEHAHTLAEGAGAAPLAAAYRMRESLRGRRVGLICSGGNTSLEHLRAALAAA; translated from the coding sequence ATGCAGCCACCGACCTTTCGCGATGTCTTGCTGGCGCAGCGGCAGATCCGCCCATACCTGGCGCGCACCCCGCTGCACCGCTACCCGGCGATCGACGCGTTAATCGGCACCGAGGTGTATATCAAGCACGAGAACTACCAGCCGGTTGGCGCATTCAAGGTGCGCGGCGGCGTGAACCTGATCGCGCAGCTTAGCCCCGACGAGCGCGCGCGTGGCGTGATCGCGGCCTCGACCGGCAACCACGGCCAGTCGGTAGCCTACGCGGCACGGCTATTCGGCGTGGCGGCGCGGATCGTGGTGCCCGAGCGAGCCAACCCCGGCAAGGTAGCCGCGATGCGTGGTATGGGCGCCGAGGTGATGTTCCACGGCGCGAGCTTCGACGCGGCGCGGCTGCACTGCGAGCAGCTGGCGCGCGCGCATGGCTACCGCTACATCCACTCGGGCGACGAGCCGCTACTGATCGCCGGGGTAGCCACCGAGGCGCTTGAGATGCTCGAAGAGCAGCCCGCGCTCGAGGTGATCATCGTGCCGATCGGCGGCGGCAGCGGCGCGGCCGGCACGTGCCTTGCGGCGCACGGGATCGATCGCAGCATCACAGTGATTGGCGTACAGGCCGAGGCCGCTCAGGCTGCCTACCTGGCCTGGCGCCAGCGCGCACCGGCCCAATCGCCCGATCAGACCTTCGCCGAGGGACTAGCGACCGCCAGCAGCTTCGAGCTGCCGCAGGCGATCTTGCAGCGTGAGCTGGGCGACTTTGTGCTGGTTAGCGACGACGAGATCCGCCAGGCCATGGTGTGGATGATCGAGCACGCACATACACTGGCCGAAGGCGCCGGCGCCGCGCCGCTGGCGGCGGCCTACCGCATGCGCGAGTCGTTGCGCGGCCGGCGGGTCGGGCTGATCTGCTCGGGCGGCAACACCTCGCTCGAACACCTGCGCGCGGCGCTGGCCGCAGCCTGA
- a CDS encoding AzlD domain-containing protein, whose amino-acid sequence MTQTTIWLTLAGMALVTYATRVITLLALRDEVAPWLRRWLGYVPVAIFTALILPPLLLQTRAGAPALAIGPALPGGLAGALVAWRTGNVLLTILAGMATFWGLRALGM is encoded by the coding sequence ATGACCCAAACAACGATCTGGCTCACGCTAGCGGGCATGGCGCTGGTAACCTATGCCACGCGCGTAATCACACTCCTGGCGCTGCGCGACGAGGTGGCGCCCTGGCTGCGGCGCTGGCTCGGCTACGTGCCGGTGGCGATCTTCACCGCGCTGATCTTACCGCCGCTACTGCTGCAGACGCGCGCGGGCGCGCCGGCGCTGGCGATCGGCCCGGCGCTGCCGGGCGGGCTGGCCGGCGCGCTGGTGGCCTGGCGTACCGGCAATGTGCTGCTGACGATTCTCGCCGGGATGGCAACCTTCTGGGGCTTACGCGCACTGGGCATGTAG